Proteins from a single region of Nerophis ophidion isolate RoL-2023_Sa linkage group LG08, RoL_Noph_v1.0, whole genome shotgun sequence:
- the cdk5rap2 gene encoding CDK5 regulatory subunit-associated protein 2 isoform X2, which yields MKDSCRVCHGRLIGNQCRWIFSSSGKRKIQIILSHVLGWEVTRDGRGEFLCGKCVFQLEKVVQCDVNLSQLQEKHNNQVQKLQAEKEHLMQCIVHVYNKNNTGQERSDEERAQRSKSHLSSSGATSFDDEDTCLLASDAQSSRQSEGGARMRRCVSLDRLVSKGVFPGRSGLRKWRMGSAVGLDSSMKSFGLLGSRCISKSMYLDLVQYKGTIPRPEFKDRSTSMLSLNRDFASDNTDIPGKNKLRVAKTLVVSKAASDEDYGGKAQAMFLLRRSSRQPSVISDLTQLLRCITKHRVSVPPGSRIPVSKRLSVGHISVGRKRVRKEAEWKSLHDLTEEFDDKYTPVTMEVHQKKSEVSRLESVNKLLSEELTQVKTTHESLTKALEEAQNQTNTLSGNLEEKENELDTEKKNSLKRDKTIQGLTKVLKEKEKEIAELCHEIEDRDDALAKARETAHKAQMQKYQGAEEHQTLLMEKQTELVQLQGEHHIKVLEVQKLMRSLDRKEQELADLQQIKDQLEVELEDMQHQKKKGDKVLNDLNNQLKKLSSEIGERESSLEHQYQEVLDQTKRKLQAHEVTIQRLTSSLADKEKQLQEYINIVREFEQNNSPAGNDSVLAKLRQRLKEKENALDQALDEKFAAIEEKDNEIHQLQLSLREKERDLERLNNLLSHNEETINSFDSLIKEKDVELQHLTNTLKNLQRAKQDVEDNLNRSLREKDSIISQLQLSLSGKTKDLEEMAESMLSQSQSQAHDFAEQMGQRLKVTEAMLAEAVKARERLISDNETAVEGLLATIKSKDQLLKESAEHYNRMLSERSQEIQELRKQLSDKQQKLMAAQKQNTTATQKGSLETAELQVLLAEKDSLIDRLLQHGQERDHLMTEHDKAPDNVLELRQTIRIMQERLEEREAELSRRNSDDSMENIPLSKKTVVILKKELAQKTEALNKALKRENELKISLAELQSLLSELEVRSEGQAANIESLTATMETKDEIILVLQQRLGQGDHSQDRAISSSMDRSHTGLPQRERTMIGGDSQQEVLPSLVALQQEHEALNKALRAEQQLYSSLVRTVKEQDSAQRFHALQMELTAVQLLRQKHEDSIKTNEDLRDNLEQELDRAKAREGQSAVDPKELESVRHQLEDAQRWNTSLQTRLGAIQDRGGGVGGAKDCDVFASGDTLSFICDQTSYMSICVGEGQDYSSPLELKQKVLELQDCVSRLETLNSELKNRLSSLEKTKHNDAFSKEAIDNPWNQQLERKTDTPQVPYPTYRSFQDSWSQTDLKHGQPFGDESVDSGLGQNRAHAHSANADIIETSRDEVTLKSLLTDCKATSLLQLREEVLRLTTENVQLRGLLKEHRSTECKEKESEDASENSSDGQSRETSQPAIKVQAIVTKMAKEDEKNANDGWTPVPTGEANDQSKTSKHKVSIRSRLPVLVKQRMEACSNSQSERDSDYVQPLHADAFQQLFLNSDSTMSSQPSTCPSSSHGPAYDSGCPATHTLDNTQDSCALFTQLELLHQECQEKETLIRKLSEQLADWQELRAQLQEKERLNRQYMEALQAAESTIADLTACSLDIQGEFGTHTSMGTASGCGDSEATFCGRCIDLQKALREKENLNNHLTQLLNMAEKLILSSDSQEKQSEIRDLCFEIEAVNVASNTQSSSGVSEGTDGSSHELQPHSLSIQDEVLCDQDRLNSAEINSISAQMMSGSFKEKELRDIEVAQGCLDKEMTKVLAKCLSLTESVITYLAAHCANGSLTTVDLQAHLDNLQNALQERQELERLTQTAQPSSAALTEPHPALYCSLQLLFKVFAERSQRICELQASLQVERACGEQNEAHAVVLDAKGLPPSVQAQLEALHKALREKKKTCKNLEEKLASVTMTPSPNTTQRALEKDDKGVQVDCQDLGYETTGKSENNREECSSTDREVAVNPSGSLPLLRAHEQAHFSSTENLYSTSSTPYPSSPTLSSAKASMKSPLAYEDCGLSDDPLHLQTQVRDLKIQLESQNKIILQLQSLLRRNSCDPMASHSDQSMDQDSSQGRSHNRRPSQGQIGEKEDVGEDQAIKSKSSHMNREAGRNNSMKEQLQHNRSRSTSPASLDSLVQSQARELSQLRQQIKDSRRQAALQRRQMGELSRSLQEMLQASEVDCYMGEVVKGQLDKSLSILEGLEGRLDKGEAQLDNEDMAALELSRSVCGPTDSPAQIQQEINNLRQELEGERQRLRHHVIFMLQHNVNAAERASERFDLLAKELQEKNRLIQSLQNQVRGYSPSSHHNSHFDLHPLDKMASSCHGSSPTQDQRRARDACGTLAVGGSREESLGGDQETGSQLLGLQRENERLQEELRTSGQLNATLHSELEVHYSIMTHRPDRDQDHEDVRSQTKQPTLINSALLSEHLQEIRALRERLEESISTNDRLRVQLEKKLAEVEKDRATNIFIHGSEEQSQLVSEVRFLWGQNQVLKEQLSLECKDMQKESERLQENLARRTAKLEQSRKEYEVLRQEKELLQDSLHASQEQICSLQDQVKLHRQQFSDSQHLMQSLRVELQVHEKLRSDATQQSSSVTQEAPPSGSLDLAELLSEIRHLRLQLERSIDNNTLLRHKLEEQLQRGAARSETININYLMSSADEGSRSPGHKEHSSVLPDANRQAPSKPDGGDSSSGESVTGAPFRLVPGHGMWANHKGRHILALVEDYNALRKHISDGRKLSRRMDAQLQEWRTSKTADRQSASDLSGCVGAMQHVLDEAARLLKLAWKVSLPTGAAEDNQQDKLLQNEIARLKSRLSQREKMLRSVVKRLQITNQLKEGMERVLIERLSLTHGVMKNARVNLEKSHCYLFGPRGAAGGGAKWPVGGAGVYPRSSLDSSEEQ from the exons ATGAAGGATTCTTGTCGTGTGTGCCACGGTCGTCTGATTGGCAATCAGTGTCGCTGGATCTTCAGCTCGTCAGGAAAGCGGAAGATACAAATTATCTTGTCCCACGTTCTGGGCTGGGAGGTGACTCGTGATGGCCGCGGAGAGTTCCTCTGTGGGAAATGTGTGTTCCAGCTGGAAAAGGTGGTCCAGTGTGACGTTAACCTCAGCCAGCTGCAGGAAAAGCACAACAACCAAGTCCAGAAACTGCAAGCGGAGAAAGAACACCTTATGCAGTGCATCGTCCACGtttacaacaaaaacaacactggtCAAGAAAGGAGCGACGAGGAGAGGGCCCAGCGCTCCAAGTCTCACCTCAGTTCATCTGGGGCAACCAGTTTTGACGACGAGGACACGTGTCTGCTGGCTTCTGATGCACAATCATCGAGGCAGAGCGAAGGTGGTGCCCGCATGAGGAGATGTGTGAGTCTGGATAGACTTGTCAGCAAAGGAGTGTTCCCGGGGCGTTCTGGTCTCAGGAAATGGAGGATGGGATCGGCTGTAGGGCTTGATAGTTCTATGAAAAGCTTTGGTTTACTAGGTTCTCGTTGCATCTCTAAGAGCATGTACCTGGACCTGGTGCAGTATAAGGGGACAATTCCAAGACCTGAATTCAAAGATCGCTCCACATCCATGCTGTCCCTCAATAGGGACTTTGCTTCGGACAATACAGACATTCCAGGTAAAAATAAACTCAGAGTAGCCAAGACTTTAGTTGTCAGCAAAGCTGCCTCTGATGAGGATTATGGGGGAAAGGCTCAGGCTATGTTCCTGCTTCGCCGCTCCTCACGGCAGCCTTCAGTGATCTCTGACCTGACCCAGCTCCTGCGCTGCATCACCAAGCACAGAGTGTCTGTCCCACCTGGGAGCCGCATCCCTGTCTCAAAGAGGCTTAGTGTTGGTCACATCAGCGTTGGTAGAAAGCGTGTACGCAAGGAGGCAGAGTGGAAGTCGCTGCATGACCTAACAGAGGAATTTGATGATAAATACACGCCTGTCACCATGGAGGTTCACCAGAAAAAA AGCGAGGTCAGTCGTCTGGAGTCCGTCAACAAGCTGCTGAGTGAAGAACTCACCCAGGTTAAAACTACCCATGAAAGCCTGACCAAAGCACTCGAGGAAGCCCAGAATCAAACAAAT ACATTGTCTGGAAATTTGGAGGAGAAAGAGAATGAACTTGACACAGAGAAGAAGAACAGCCTAAAGCGAGACAAAACTATCCAGGGGCTAACAAAAGTcctcaaagaaaaagaaaaagag ATTGCAGAGTTGTGTCATGAGATTGAGGACCGTGATGATGCTTTAGCCAAAGCTCGGGAGACAGCACACAAAGCCCAGATGCAGAAATATCAG GGTGCAGAAGAGCATCAAACACTACTGATGGAAAAGCAAACCGAGTTGGTCCAACTGCAGGGGGAACACCACATCAAGGTGCTCGAAGTCCAAAAGCTTATGCGTTCCCTCGACAGGAAGGAGCAGGAATTGGCCGACTTGCAGCAGATAAAGGATCAGCTAGAGGTGGAACTAGAAGATATGCAACATCAGAAGAAGAAGGGAGACAAAGTCCTGAAT GATCTCAACAATCAACTAAAAAAACTGAGTAGTGAGATTGGGGAGAGAGAAAGTTCTCTAGAGCACCAGTACCAGGAAGTGTTGGACCAAACCAAAAGAAAGCTGCAGGCCCATGAAGTCACCATCCAGAGGCTCACATCCAGCCTGGCTGATAAGGAGAAGCAGTTACAG GAGTACATAAATATTGTAAGAGAATTTGAGCAGAACAATAGCCCAGCAGGAAACGACAGTGTGCTGGCCAAGCTTCGCCAAAGGCTAAAGGAAAAGGAAAACGCACTTGAT CAAGCACTGGATGAGAAGTTTGCGGCCATTGAGGAGAAAGACAACGAAATACACCAGCTGCAGCTGTCCCTTAGGGAGAAGGAAAGAGACCTGGAGAGGCTCAATAACCTGCTGTCACACAACGAGGAAACCATTAAT AGTTTTGACAGCCTGATTAAGGAGAAGGACGTAGAACTGCAGCACCTCACAAACACACTGAAGAACCTGCAGAGGGCCAAACAAGACGTGGAAGACAACTTGAACAGATCGCTGAGGGAAAAGGACTCCATCATCAGCCAGCTGCAGCTCTCCCTCAGTGGGAAGACTAAAGATTTGGAG GAAATGGCAGAATCCATGCTGAGCCAGTCGCAAAGTCAAGCTCACGACTTTGCAGAGCAGATGGGCCAGAGGCTCAAAGTCACAGAAGCTATGCTGGCCGAGGCTGTGAAAGCCAGGGAAAGGCTCATTTCAGACAATGAGACCGCTGTAGAAGGATTGTTGGCAACCATTAAAAGCAAAGACCAACTCCTCAAG GAGTCTGCAGAGCACTACAACCGCATGCTGTCTGAGCGTTCCCAGGAGATTCAGGAATTGAGGAAACAGCTGTCTGACAAGCAGCAGAAGCTGATGGCCGCTCAGAAACAAAACACCACGGCTACCCAGAAGGGTTCTTTGGAAACTGCAGAGCTACAAGTCCTCCTTGCTGAAAAAGACAGCCTCATCGAC AGGCTTCTTCAGCATGGCCAGGAGAGGGATCATTTGATGACAGAGCACGACAAGGCGCCGGATAACGTGCTAGAGCTCAGACAAACTATCCGGATCATGCAAGAGAGGTTAGAGGAGCGTGAAG CTGAGTTGTCCAGGAGGAACAGTGATGACAGCATGGAGAACATTCCGCTCTCTAAGAAGACTGTTGTTATCCTAAAAAAAGAGCTGGCCCAGAAAACAGAGGCACTCAACAAAGCGCTGAAGCGGGAGAATGAACTGAAG ATTTCTTTGGCAGAACTCCAGTCATTGCTCTCTGAGTTGGAGGTCCGCAGTGAAGGTCAGGCTGCCAATATCGAGTCCCTCACAGCCACTATGGAGACCAAAGATGAAATTATCCTT GTTCTTCAGCAGCGTCTCGGTCAGGGTGATCACAGCCAGGATCGAGCCATTAGCAGCAGCATGGATCGATCGCATACTGGACTTCCTCAAAGGGAGAGAACTATGATTGGTGGCGACAGCCAGCAAGAA GTACTTCCCAGCCTTGTAGCATTACAGCAGGAACACGAAGCTCTAAACAAAGCTTTGAGGGCTGAGCAGCAGCTCTACTCCAGCCTGGTTAGGACTGTGAAAGAGCAGGACAG CGCCCAACGTTTTCATGCTCTTCAAATGGAGCTGACAGCGGTACAGCTTCTTAGGCAGAAGCATGAGGACAGCATCAAAACAAACGAAGATCTCAGGGACAACCTGGAGCAAGAGCTAGACAGAGCCAAAGCCAGAGAAG GTCAGAGCGCAGTGGACCCCAAAGAACTAGAGAGTGTACGGCATCAACTTGAAGATGCCCAACGCTGGAATACCTCTTTACAGACTCGCTTGGGGGCTATCCAGGATCGAGGAGGTGGAGTGGGCGGTGCCAAAGACTGTG ATGTTTTTGCTTCAGGTGACACACTGAGTTTCATTTGCGACCAGACCTCTTACATGAGTATATGTGTGGGCGAGGGGCAGGATTACAGCTCACCACTGGAGCTCAAGCAGAAG GTGCTGGAACTGCAGGACTGCGTCAGCAGACTTGAAACTTTAAACAGTGAGCTAAAGAACAGACTGTCATCACTGGAGAAGACCAAACATAATGATGCCTTCAGCAAGGAAGCCATCGATAACCCCTGGAACCAG CAGCTTGAGAGGAAAACAGACACGCCGCAGGTGCCTTACCCAACATATCGGTCGTTTCAAGACAGTTGGAGTCAGACAGACCTCAAACATGGGCAG CCATTTGGTGATGAAAGTGTGGACAGCGGCCTTGGCCAGAACAGAGCTCATGCTCACTCTGCCAATGCAGACATTATTGAGACAAGCCGAGATGAAGTGACCCTTAAATCCTTGCTGACTGACTGTAAGGCTACATCACTCCTGCAACTAAG AGAGGAAGTCCTCAGGCTAACAACTGAAAATGTGCAACTGCGAGGCCTGCTGAAAGAGCACAGGTCTACTGAGTGTAAAGAAAAAGAGAGCGAAGATGCCTCAGAGAACAGCAGCGACGGGCAAAGCAGAGAAACTTCGCAACCTGCCATTAAAGTTCAAGCTATAGTCACTAAGATGGCAAAGGAAGATGAGAAGAATGCTAACGATGGGTGGACACCGGTCCCCACAGGGGAAGCTAATGATCAAAGCAAGACTTCAAAGCATAAG GTCAGTATCAGATCTCGTCTGCCCGTCCTAGTGAAGCAAAGAATGGAAGCTTGCAGCAACTCACAGTCAGAAAGAGATTCTGATTATGTCCAACCCCTTCACGCAGATGCTTTCCAGCAACTGTTTTTAAACTCTGACTCCACAATGTCTTCCCAACCAAGCACTTGTCCTTCTTCCTCCCACGGCCCTGCTTATGATAGCGGCTGTCCAGCCACACACACTCTGGATAACACCCAGGATAGCTGTGCTCTTTTTACTCAACTGGAGCTTCTTCACCAGGAGTGCCAGGAGAAAGAGACTTTGATCAGAAAGCTCAGCGAGCAGCTGGCCGATTGGCAGGAGCTCCGCGCTCAGCTCCAGGAGAAAGAACGCCTCAATCGGCAGTACATGGAGGCTTTGCAAGCTGCTGAGTCCACAATTGCAGACCTGACAGCCTGTAGTCTGGACATCCAGGGTGAGTTTGGAACGCACACCAGTATGGGCACAGCCTCCGGTTGTGGGGATTCCGAAGCCACCTTCTGCGGCAGATGCATCGACTTACAGAAAGCACTACGAGAGAAAGAGAATCTCAACAACCACcttacacaacttttaaacatgGCAGAGAAACTCATCTTGTCGTCAGACAGCCAGGAAAAGCAGTCCGAAATCAGAGACCTTTGTTTTGAGATAGAGGCAGTAAATGTTGCGTCAAACACGCAAAGCTCCAGTGGTGTCTCTGAAGGAACTGATGGTTCTTCGCACGAGCTGCAACCACATTCACTGTCTATACAGGACGAAGTGCTTTGTGACCAGGATAGACTGAATTCTGCAGAGATAAATAGTATTTCAGCACAAATGATGTCTGGATCGTTCAAGGAAAAAGAGTTGAGGGATATTGAAGTGGCACAAGGATGTTTAGATAAGGAGATGACCAAAGTTCTTGCAAAATGCCTTAGTTTAACAGAATCTGTCATCACTTATCTGGCAGCACACTGTGCAAATGGCTCCTTGACCACTGTTGACTTACAGGCGCATTTGGACAACCTCCAGAATGCTCTGCAAGAGAGACAAGAACTCGAGCGTCTGACCCAAACCGCTCAGCCAAGCAGCGCTGCATTGACAGAACCCCACCCGGCGCTTTATTGCAGTCTGCAGCTCCTGTTCAAGGTCTTTGCTGAGCGCTCTCAGAGGATTTGTGAGCTCCAAGCCTCCCTGCAGGTGGAGAGGGCCTGTGGAGAACAAAATGAGGCCCATGCAGTAGTGCTGGATGCCAAGGGGTTACCACCTAGTGTCCAGGCCCAGCTGGAGGCTTTACACAAGGCtctaagggagaaaaaaaaaacctgtaaaaatCTGGAGGAGAAACTGGCCTCAGTCACCATGACACCATCACCCAACACTACACAGAGAG CTCTGGAGAAGGATGACAAAGGTGTGCAGGTGGATTGTCAGGACCTGGGTTACGAAACCACAGGCAAGAGTGAGAACAATAGGGAAGAGTGCAGTAGCACAG ACCGAGAGGTGGCTGTGAACCCAAGTGGCAGTCTCCCGTTATTGAGGGCACATGAGCAGGCACACTTTTCTTCCACTGAAAATCTGTACTCCACTTCCAGCACTCCATACCCGAGTTCCCCCACTTTAAGCTCGGCCAAG GCCAGTATGAAGAGCCCGTTGGCCTACGAGGACTGCGGCCTCTCTGATGACCCACTCCACCTTCAAACGCAGGTCCGAGACCTGAAGATCCAGCTGGAAAGCCAAAACAAAATTATCCTCCAGTTGCAAAGTCTTCTGCGGAGGAACTCATGCGACCCAATGGCCAGCCACTCTGACCAGTCAATGGATCAGGACAGCTCACAGGGCCGCAGTCATAATAGGAGACCTAGTCAAGGGCAGATAGGGGAGAAAGAAGATGTCGGAGAGGACCAGGCAATTAAAAGTAAAAGCAGCCACATGAACAGAGAGGCAGGGAGGAACAACAGCATGAAGGAGCAGCTCCAGCACAACCGGAGCCGCTCTACGTCACCTGCCAG TTTGGACTCGCTGGTGCAGTCACAAGCCAGGGAGCTGTCGCAACTAAGACAGCAAATCAAGGACAGCCGCAGGCAGGCTGCCCTGCAGCGGCGACAAATGGGGGAACTGAGCCGGTCCTTGCAGGAGATGCTACAGGCCAGCGAAGTGGACTGTTATATGGGAGAGGTGGTCAAGGGGCAGCTAGACAAGAGCTTGAGTATTCTGGAGGGGTTGGAAGGACGCCTGGACAAAG GAGAGGCTCAGCTGGATAATGAAGACATGGCTGCTCTGGAGCTTTCTCGCAG tgtgtgCGGGCCAACCGACAGCCCCGCTCAAATACAGCAGGAGATAAATAATCTGCGTCAAGAGCTAGAGGGCGAGCGACAGAGGCTGAGGCACCACGTGATCTTCATGCTCCAACACAATGTCAACGCGGCCGAACGTGCTAGCGAGCGTTTTGACCT GTTGGCCAAGGAGCTTCAGGAGAAGAACCGCCTCATTCAAAGTCTGCAGAATCAGGTCAGAGGTTATAGTCCCAGCAGCCACCACAACTCCCACTTTGACCTGCACCCCTTGGACAAAATGGCATCTTCCTGCCATGGCAGCTCACCCACACAAG ACCAGCGGCGTGCCAGAGATGCTTGTGGTACCCTGGCAGTGGGCGGATCCAGGGAAGAGAGCTTGGGGGGTGACCAGGAAACAGGAAGCCAACTGCTTGGGCTGCAGAGGGAGAACGAACGCTTGCAGGAGGAGCTGAGGACCAGCGGACAGCTCAATGCCACCCTGCATAGTGAACTAGAGGTGCACTACTCTATCATGACCCATCGTCCGGATAGAGACCAGGACCATGAGGATGTCCGCTCACAAACAAAACAGCCGACCCTAATCAATTCAG CCCTGCTGTCAGAACATCTGCAGGAGATTCGGGCCTTGAGAGAGCGTCTGGAGGAAAGCATCTCCACCAACGACCGCCTGAGGGTGCAGTTGGAGAAGAAGCTCGCCGAGGTGGAGAAAGACCGAG CCACAAACATCTTCATCCACGGGAGTGAAGAGCAGAGTCAGCTGGTGAGCGAGGTACGCTTCCTTTGGGGTCAGAACCAAGTGCTGAAGGAGCAGCTCAGTTTGGAATGTAAAG ACATGCAGAAGGAGAGCGAGAGGCTGCAGGAGAACCTGGCGAGGCGCACGGCCAAACTGGAGCAGAGCAGGAAGGAGTATGAGGTCCTGAGACAGGAGAAGGAGCTGCTGCAGGACTCACTGCACGCCAGTCAGGAGCAGATATGCAG CTTGCAGGACCAGGTGAAGCTGCACAGGCAGCAGTTCAGCGACTCGCAGCACCTCATGCAGTCACTGCGCGTGGAGCTGCAGGTCCACGAGAAGCTCAGGAGCGATGCTACAC AACAATCCAGCAGCGTGACCCAGGAAGCTCCTCCCTCGGGCTCGTTGGACCTTGCAGAGCTGCTGTCTGAGATTCGTCACCTAAGGCTTCAGCTGGAGCGCAGCATCGACAACAACACGTTGCTGCGCCACAAACTGGAGGAGCAGCTGCAGCGAGGCGCCGCGCGCTCGGAAACCATCAACATCAACTACCTGATGTCCTCAGCAG ATGAAGGGAGCAGATCACCGGGTCATAAGGAGCACAGTAGCGTCCTCCCCG ACGCCAATCGCCAGGCTCCCTCCAAGCCGGACGGTGGCGACAGCAGCTCAGGCGAGAGCGTCACGGGCGCCCCCTTCCGCCTGGTGCCGGGTCACGGCATGTGGGCCAACCACAAAGGGCGCCACATCCTGGCGCTGGTGGAGGACTACAACGCCCTGCGTAAGCACATCTCAGACGGCCGCAAGCTGTCGCGCCGCATGGACGCCCAGCTGCAGGAGTGGCGGACCAGCAAG ACGGCGGACCGTCAGAGCGCCAGCGACTTGTCCGGGTGCGTGGGTGCCATGCAGCACGTGCTGGACGAGGCCGCCCGGCTGCTGAAGCTGGCGTGGAAGGTTTCTCTGCCAACCGGCGCCGCAGAGGACAACCAGCAG GACAAGCTGCTGCAGAACGAGATCGCTCGGCTGAAGAGTCGACTGTCGCAGCGGGAGAAGATGCTGCGCAGCGTGGTCAAACGCCTGCAGATCACCAACCAGCTGAAGGAAGGCATGGAGCGAGTCCTCATCGAACGTC